Proteins co-encoded in one Halococcoides cellulosivorans genomic window:
- a CDS encoding DUF7342 family protein has product MGDESEPTVEGPTPDAESLPERSIDDIDAFEVDPDEFDDLDEFATAEWTASTTARERVRAVAKRTTEPTTAGAIADRAAVSVTAARNTLNALVEDGPIRSEQTTNGRLYARDPDWHLMGQIERLSRADALVDRIQALQEELAEYRDTYGVDSPAEALVESDLSDSELDDMSHWRTARRDLAVLQAAYRFREARRSTRTGGHDARGVPQ; this is encoded by the coding sequence ATGGGCGACGAAAGCGAGCCGACTGTCGAGGGGCCGACGCCGGACGCGGAGTCGTTGCCGGAGCGATCGATCGACGATATCGACGCCTTCGAGGTCGATCCGGACGAGTTCGACGACCTCGACGAGTTCGCGACCGCCGAGTGGACGGCTTCGACGACGGCCAGAGAGCGCGTTCGGGCCGTCGCCAAACGGACGACCGAACCGACGACGGCCGGGGCAATCGCAGATCGCGCCGCCGTCTCGGTGACGGCCGCACGGAACACGCTGAACGCCCTCGTCGAGGACGGGCCGATCCGGTCCGAACAGACGACAAACGGCCGGCTCTACGCCCGTGATCCCGACTGGCACCTGATGGGGCAGATCGAGCGTCTCTCGCGGGCCGACGCGCTCGTCGATCGCATTCAGGCACTCCAGGAGGAACTGGCGGAGTATCGCGACACCTACGGGGTCGACTCCCCAGCCGAGGCCCTCGTCGAATCGGACCTCTCGGACTCGGAACTCGACGATATGTCCCACTGGCGAACGGCACGCCGTGATCTGGCCGTGCTCCAGGCGGCGTATCGATTCCGCGAGGCCCGTCGCTCGACGCGAACGGGCGGACACGACGCCCGTGGCGTCCCGCAGTAA
- a CDS encoding glucose-6-phosphate isomerase codes for MKVDIGNALASEATPGVPEGALDRLDRRVADAHDTIAAGRAASTHGYESLNLPSTVDPEAIRAAVAPFDDCDTLLNVGIGGSALGAATLTDALADDVEAYYLDNVDPEWIEDLLSEIDLESTAVNVVSRSGTTAETLANFLVVREAMDDAGVDWTERTWVTTGEAGNLRNLADQHDLPALDVPDGVPGRFSALSTVGLAAAAFADLDIEAVLAGAGEVADDLSGSLYDTPAYAYGAITYALDVRGAGVNAMMPYAESLETFAEWYAQLSAESLGKDGLGQTPVRALGATDQHSQLQLYRAGPHDKMVTLVRPEERADRAIPETDLEGLSYLGGSTLGDLLDAEFEATEASLAQADLPNVRIEIDEVDERGLGELLYSMEAATILAGELYDVDTFVQPAVEWGKKAARGLLGGGEFEEADAVDQKTELVVE; via the coding sequence ATGAAGGTCGACATCGGTAACGCACTCGCGAGCGAGGCGACACCAGGGGTCCCCGAGGGCGCTCTGGACCGTCTCGATCGGCGCGTCGCAGACGCTCACGACACCATCGCGGCCGGGCGGGCGGCCAGCACTCACGGCTACGAATCACTGAATCTGCCCTCGACGGTCGATCCCGAGGCGATCCGGGCCGCCGTCGCACCGTTCGACGACTGTGACACGCTGCTCAACGTCGGGATCGGTGGGAGCGCACTCGGTGCGGCGACACTCACCGACGCGCTCGCCGACGACGTCGAGGCGTACTATCTCGACAACGTCGACCCCGAGTGGATCGAGGACCTGCTCAGCGAGATCGATCTCGAATCGACGGCGGTCAACGTCGTCTCCCGGTCGGGGACGACCGCCGAGACGCTCGCGAACTTCCTGGTCGTCCGCGAGGCGATGGACGATGCGGGCGTCGACTGGACCGAGCGGACCTGGGTCACGACCGGCGAGGCGGGCAATCTCCGCAATCTCGCCGATCAGCACGATCTGCCCGCGCTCGACGTCCCGGACGGCGTCCCCGGGCGGTTCTCGGCACTCTCGACGGTGGGGCTGGCCGCGGCGGCGTTCGCGGACCTCGACATCGAGGCCGTGCTCGCGGGCGCTGGCGAGGTCGCCGACGACCTCTCGGGGTCGCTGTACGACACCCCTGCCTACGCCTACGGCGCGATCACGTACGCCCTCGACGTTCGCGGGGCGGGCGTGAACGCGATGATGCCGTACGCCGAATCGCTGGAGACGTTCGCGGAGTGGTACGCTCAACTCTCCGCGGAGAGTCTGGGCAAAGACGGCCTGGGGCAGACGCCCGTGCGCGCACTTGGCGCGACCGACCAGCACTCCCAGTTGCAACTGTATCGGGCCGGACCGCACGACAAGATGGTGACGCTCGTCCGCCCCGAGGAGCGGGCCGATCGGGCGATTCCCGAGACCGATCTGGAGGGACTCTCCTATCTCGGCGGATCGACACTCGGCGACCTTCTCGACGCGGAGTTCGAGGCCACCGAAGCCTCACTCGCCCAGGCGGACCTGCCGAACGTCCGCATCGAGATCGACGAGGTCGACGAGCGGGGGCTTGGGGAACTCCTCTACAGTATGGAAGCCGCGACGATCCTCGCGGGCGAACTGTACGACGTCGATACGTTCGTCCAACCCGCCGTCGAGTGGGGCAAGAAGGCCGCGCGCGGCCTCCTCGGTGGCGGCGAGTTCGAAGAGGCTGACGCGGTCGATCAGAAGACCGAACTCGTCGTCGAGTAG
- a CDS encoding DUF2103 domain-containing protein, whose amino-acid sequence MSCRQCGSDLDRPGDYCLVCHTANADTVVVDCARDRATVTAIFEEDVRGARTITTTPESGDAEPIELRNFAGLIADEIHRKRPEDVHVAGDRTVVQALRGQVVRPLFRVGADDPVESVLADRSDEGLAVVERPPAAKISGAHSTLIGDRAGRAAVECAADHPHVKKVIPGPIETGGASGGQLRAKATRADRGGNVRLIVRQGSTVQENRVVTTADERTAGERIRADLNVALDEAGFGGE is encoded by the coding sequence GTGTCGTGTCGGCAATGCGGATCGGATCTGGATCGCCCGGGCGATTACTGCCTGGTCTGTCACACCGCGAACGCCGACACCGTCGTCGTGGACTGTGCGCGCGATCGCGCGACCGTGACGGCGATTTTCGAGGAGGACGTCCGTGGCGCACGCACCATCACGACGACGCCCGAATCGGGCGACGCGGAACCGATCGAACTCCGAAACTTCGCGGGGCTGATCGCCGACGAGATCCATCGCAAGCGCCCCGAGGACGTCCACGTCGCGGGCGACCGAACGGTCGTCCAGGCGCTGCGCGGGCAGGTCGTTCGCCCGCTCTTCCGGGTCGGGGCCGACGACCCCGTCGAGAGCGTCCTCGCGGATCGTAGCGACGAGGGCCTCGCGGTCGTTGAGCGCCCGCCCGCGGCGAAGATCAGCGGCGCGCACTCGACGCTCATCGGTGATCGGGCGGGCCGGGCCGCCGTCGAGTGTGCGGCCGACCATCCGCACGTGAAGAAGGTCATCCCGGGCCCGATCGAGACCGGCGGGGCCAGCGGCGGGCAGTTGCGCGCGAAGGCGACCCGCGCGGATCGCGGCGGGAACGTCCGCCTGATCGTCCGACAGGGCTCGACCGTCCAGGAGAATCGCGTGGTGACGACCGCCGACGAGCGCACGGCGGGCGAGCGGATCCGCGCGGATCTGAACGTCGCGCTCGACGAGGCGGGCTTCGGCGGCGAGTGA
- a CDS encoding tRNA pseudouridine(13) synthase TruD, which produces MREAHPHEASVGIAYYVSDTDGVGGRLRDSPKDFRVDEIEDVDFESIDADPGAYPHVVVRATLRGWATSDFAGRVADRLEMSRERITWAGTKDRHAVTTQLFSIRDPDPDAVADLSIDDAELSVCGRTGRPVLFGDLVGNRFEIVVRDAADGVGAITDELAAFAGAAERTDADGSDGESSADESSDTTRTARVAVPNWFGQQRFGSRRAITHRVGLAIVRDDWQGAVRAVVGRPSEREPERTQAARETADRAFERLAAGEDPDWAGALDAMPGHLGQERAMLQRCRERDADSPADFQAAVETAPESLQRLYVHAAQSWLFNRMLSARLERGLPFDRPVVGDVVAFGTEREGVFVPDTARTQRVTSDRVATIERHCERGRAVVTHPLVGTATELAAADTAPGDIERALLDDADLAPDEFAGPDPFGSTGDRRAIRVATDLTVSSADDPALSFALPKGSYATAILREYCKVDPDRL; this is translated from the coding sequence ATGCGCGAAGCCCACCCCCACGAGGCCAGCGTGGGGATCGCTTACTACGTCAGCGACACCGACGGCGTCGGCGGTCGCCTGCGCGATTCCCCTAAAGATTTCCGCGTCGATGAGATCGAGGATGTCGATTTCGAGTCGATCGACGCCGATCCGGGCGCGTATCCGCACGTCGTCGTTCGCGCGACGCTTCGTGGGTGGGCGACATCGGACTTCGCGGGCCGGGTTGCGGACCGCCTGGAGATGAGTCGCGAGCGGATCACCTGGGCGGGGACGAAAGACCGCCACGCCGTCACGACACAGTTGTTCTCGATTCGCGACCCCGACCCCGACGCCGTCGCCGACCTCTCGATCGACGACGCGGAACTCTCGGTCTGTGGCCGGACCGGTCGGCCCGTCCTGTTCGGTGATCTGGTGGGCAACCGCTTCGAAATCGTCGTCCGGGACGCCGCGGACGGGGTCGGGGCGATCACCGACGAGTTAGCGGCGTTCGCGGGTGCAGCGGAGCGGACTGACGCGGACGGATCGGACGGGGAATCGAGCGCCGACGAATCGAGCGATACGACTCGGACGGCACGCGTCGCCGTCCCGAACTGGTTCGGCCAGCAGCGGTTCGGGTCGCGCCGTGCGATCACCCATCGCGTCGGACTGGCGATCGTCCGCGACGACTGGCAGGGCGCGGTCCGCGCGGTCGTCGGCCGGCCCAGCGAGCGCGAACCCGAGCGGACCCAGGCCGCTCGCGAGACCGCCGATCGGGCGTTCGAGCGTCTCGCCGCGGGCGAGGACCCCGACTGGGCGGGCGCACTCGATGCGATGCCGGGCCATCTCGGCCAGGAGCGCGCGATGCTCCAGCGGTGTCGCGAGCGCGACGCCGACTCGCCCGCGGACTTCCAGGCGGCGGTCGAGACCGCGCCCGAGAGCCTCCAGCGACTCTACGTCCACGCCGCCCAGTCGTGGCTGTTCAATCGCATGCTGTCGGCGCGCCTGGAGCGCGGCCTCCCGTTCGATCGCCCGGTCGTCGGCGACGTGGTCGCCTTTGGCACCGAGCGCGAGGGCGTGTTCGTCCCCGACACCGCTCGCACCCAGCGGGTGACTTCGGATCGCGTCGCGACGATCGAGCGCCACTGCGAGCGCGGGCGCGCGGTCGTCACCCATCCGCTGGTCGGCACCGCAACCGAACTCGCTGCGGCGGACACTGCGCCCGGTGACATCGAACGGGCGCTCCTCGACGACGCCGATCTCGCACCGGACGAGTTCGCGGGCCCCGACCCCTTCGGCTCCACGGGCGATCGACGTGCGATCCGGGTCGCGACCGATCTGACGGTGAGTAGTGCCGACGATCCTGCCCTATCCTTCGCGCTGCCCAAGGGAAGCTACGCGACCGCAATCCTCAGAGAGTACTGCAAGGTCGATCCCGACCGGCTCTGA
- a CDS encoding Coenzyme F420 hydrogenase/dehydrogenase, beta subunit C-terminal domain, protein MSDSNPSTTDALSDASPRVPSVGADPRESTRDVDPPRNKVWFRDLDEAVIAADRCVRCAACVSACPSDSIGIADSDRRPTLVKMCTGCSRCWDTCPRAGLRYEALPGASSAATPSDASATETSDAPATAAPTDDLPGPVRAAVAARGSSEGQHGGVVSTLLADLLAAGQIDGAVVASGAPLDAPTPELVTDPAEARASGGTVFDQPLQLAAVPDLIATADLPEDPKLALVGTPCVHQGVAALAGDGDYRDPRFDEHPPLDAIDLRISLWCTQALEQEHLAGVLQSAHAIDPGDVVGLDLVGNGLKVELADGTERSVPADSVAGAIPDGCLECGDATGRTADIAVGTIGSEREESTVLVRTARGERALAATDLDTRPIEETGPIAQIATWNRERARRESPREIDPDGGIWIPYAAHREAYDGTDRAPVAFNPARIQQYEEWC, encoded by the coding sequence ATGTCCGACTCCAACCCATCGACGACCGACGCACTGTCCGACGCCAGCCCGCGAGTCCCATCCGTCGGTGCGGATCCACGCGAATCCACACGGGACGTCGACCCGCCGCGGAACAAGGTCTGGTTTCGCGACCTCGACGAGGCCGTCATCGCGGCCGACCGGTGTGTCCGGTGTGCGGCCTGTGTGAGTGCCTGCCCGTCCGATTCGATCGGCATCGCCGACTCTGATCGCCGGCCGACGCTCGTGAAGATGTGTACTGGCTGTTCGCGCTGCTGGGACACCTGTCCGCGCGCGGGCCTGCGCTACGAGGCGCTGCCTGGGGCGTCGTCCGCGGCGACGCCGAGCGACGCCTCCGCCACTGAGACGAGCGATGCGCCCGCGACCGCCGCGCCGACCGACGACCTGCCGGGCCCGGTCCGCGCGGCCGTCGCCGCGCGCGGGTCGAGCGAGGGTCAACACGGCGGGGTCGTCTCCACGCTGCTCGCCGACCTGCTGGCGGCGGGCCAGATCGACGGTGCGGTCGTCGCGAGCGGCGCCCCGCTGGACGCGCCCACGCCCGAACTCGTCACCGACCCCGCCGAGGCCCGCGCGAGCGGTGGGACGGTGTTCGATCAGCCCCTCCAGCTCGCCGCCGTTCCGGACCTGATCGCCACGGCGGACCTGCCCGAGGACCCAAAACTCGCCCTCGTGGGCACGCCGTGTGTCCACCAGGGCGTCGCCGCGCTCGCGGGCGACGGCGACTATCGGGACCCGCGGTTCGACGAGCACCCGCCACTCGACGCGATCGACCTGCGGATCTCGCTGTGGTGTACCCAGGCGCTCGAACAGGAGCATCTCGCGGGCGTCCTCCAGAGCGCTCACGCGATCGATCCCGGCGACGTCGTGGGCCTGGATCTCGTGGGCAACGGGCTCAAAGTCGAACTCGCGGACGGCACGGAGCGATCGGTACCCGCCGATAGCGTCGCGGGTGCGATCCCCGACGGCTGTCTCGAATGCGGGGACGCGACCGGACGCACGGCGGACATCGCGGTCGGAACGATCGGCAGCGAGCGCGAGGAGTCGACGGTGCTCGTCCGGACCGCGCGCGGCGAGCGCGCGCTCGCGGCGACGGACCTCGACACCCGCCCGATCGAAGAGACGGGCCCGATCGCCCAGATCGCGACCTGGAATCGCGAGCGCGCCCGTCGCGAGTCGCCACGCGAGATCGACCCCGACGGTGGGATCTGGATCCCCTACGCCGCCCACCGCGAGGCCTACGACGGCACCGACCGCGCGCCGGTCGCGTTCAACCCGGCGCGGATTCAGCAGTACGAGGAGTGGTGTTAA
- a CDS encoding rhodanese-like domain-containing protein: protein MQQIQFVSPETLGGSDAVVVDVREAAAYHDVGHVPDAVSIPPDVYRDPTGFAPGMLPDPDAITDALGAAGIDRSTPVIAYGADPANAARFLVTLAVLGHDADLGLVGHDVESLARAVDLTTESVDSDPATYESTDYDSPLLADRSAVEAASEGEAILLDTRTATEYDQGHIPGAIHCDVERLLSEGSVRPPDERAAVFEAVGLDPDTDIVLYCNTARRLSLVLVALLDAGYGDAIFYEGSLRDWLQAAAPTWDPTEIERIVREHASEGTRAVHDALGEHSASKLKLVGIYDQKQGGEHHMFRTKLPGGLVTADQARTLGAIAEEYAVPPASHDAGPFDGGYLDLTTRQGIQYHWIEMGDIPAIWDRLSAVGVSTYQSGGNSVRNVVANPAAGLAPDEVIDTRPVAEAVTEYFEADTRYANLPRKLKVSVAGSRQVSARPGINDLGFTPAKKDGRLGFNVHAGGGLSDSPRFADPLDVFVEPERVVDIVAATADLFVAQGSYLDTAVNRLRFLVEQWGVDTFRDELDRHYDGSLESAGTDLREGVRRDHVGVHEQGDGRSMVGLAVPVGRIGGSDLAAIADLAAEYGSGDLRITHNQNLLVADVPGDRVDALRASEPLEAYSPDPGPVTRGMVTCTGREYCTYALVETKARAWRWARELDATLDVCFDRVRVALSGCIASCAQPQLADVGLRGETRRDETDPVPHPAVDLAVGGDPANQEFARWLCGRIPIEDGPEAIARVIEAADREGDSIEAFVRETPAAELASIADPTTVAEPTAD from the coding sequence ATGCAACAGATCCAATTCGTCTCACCCGAGACTCTGGGGGGATCGGACGCCGTCGTGGTCGACGTTCGCGAGGCCGCGGCCTATCACGACGTGGGCCACGTGCCTGACGCAGTCTCGATTCCACCCGACGTGTATCGCGATCCGACGGGCTTCGCGCCCGGAATGCTCCCCGACCCCGACGCGATCACCGACGCGCTCGGAGCGGCGGGAATCGACCGCTCGACGCCAGTGATCGCCTACGGCGCGGACCCGGCCAACGCCGCACGATTCCTGGTGACCCTCGCTGTCCTCGGCCACGACGCCGACCTCGGACTGGTCGGTCACGACGTGGAATCGCTCGCTCGCGCGGTCGATCTGACGACCGAGAGCGTCGATTCGGATCCAGCGACCTACGAGTCGACCGATTACGATTCTCCGCTGCTGGCCGATCGCAGCGCGGTCGAAGCCGCCAGCGAGGGTGAGGCGATCCTCCTCGACACCCGGACCGCGACCGAGTACGATCAGGGCCACATCCCGGGGGCGATCCACTGTGACGTCGAGCGCCTGCTCTCCGAAGGGTCGGTCCGCCCGCCCGACGAGCGCGCGGCGGTGTTCGAGGCCGTCGGTCTCGATCCGGACACGGATATCGTCCTCTATTGTAACACGGCGCGACGCCTGAGTCTCGTCCTCGTCGCCTTGCTCGACGCGGGCTACGGCGACGCTATTTTCTACGAAGGCAGTCTTCGTGACTGGCTGCAGGCCGCCGCGCCCACGTGGGACCCCACCGAGATCGAGCGGATCGTCCGCGAACACGCCAGCGAGGGGACGCGGGCGGTCCACGACGCGCTGGGCGAGCACTCCGCGAGCAAACTCAAACTCGTCGGGATCTACGACCAGAAGCAGGGCGGCGAGCACCACATGTTCCGGACGAAGCTTCCGGGCGGACTGGTCACCGCCGACCAGGCCCGCACACTCGGGGCGATCGCCGAGGAATACGCGGTCCCGCCCGCGAGTCACGACGCCGGCCCGTTCGACGGTGGCTATCTCGATTTGACGACCCGGCAGGGGATCCAGTACCACTGGATCGAGATGGGCGACATTCCGGCGATCTGGGATCGCCTCTCGGCGGTCGGCGTCTCGACGTACCAGTCCGGGGGGAACTCGGTGCGCAACGTCGTCGCCAACCCCGCGGCTGGTCTCGCTCCCGACGAGGTGATCGACACCCGGCCGGTCGCGGAGGCCGTCACCGAGTACTTCGAGGCCGACACACGCTATGCGAACCTGCCTCGCAAACTCAAGGTCAGCGTCGCGGGATCGCGCCAGGTCAGCGCGCGCCCGGGGATCAACGATCTGGGCTTCACGCCCGCGAAAAAGGACGGTCGCCTGGGCTTCAACGTCCACGCGGGCGGCGGACTCTCCGATAGCCCCCGCTTCGCGGACCCGCTCGACGTGTTCGTCGAGCCAGAGCGGGTCGTCGATATCGTCGCGGCGACGGCGGACCTGTTCGTCGCGCAGGGGAGCTATCTCGACACCGCGGTGAACCGCCTCCGATTCCTGGTCGAGCAGTGGGGCGTCGACACCTTCCGCGACGAACTCGACCGCCACTACGACGGCTCCCTCGAATCGGCGGGCACGGACCTCCGCGAGGGCGTCCGCCGCGATCACGTCGGCGTCCACGAACAGGGGGACGGCCGCTCCATGGTCGGGCTGGCCGTCCCGGTCGGGCGCATCGGCGGATCTGATCTCGCCGCGATCGCCGATCTGGCCGCCGAGTACGGCAGCGGCGACCTGCGGATCACGCACAACCAGAACCTCCTGGTCGCGGACGTGCCTGGCGATCGGGTCGACGCTCTCCGGGCGAGTGAGCCCCTGGAGGCCTACAGCCCCGATCCCGGCCCGGTCACCCGCGGGATGGTCACCTGTACGGGGCGGGAGTACTGTACGTACGCGCTCGTCGAGACCAAGGCTCGGGCCTGGCGGTGGGCCCGCGAGTTGGACGCCACCCTCGACGTCTGCTTCGATCGCGTCCGGGTCGCGCTCAGCGGCTGTATCGCCTCGTGTGCCCAGCCACAGTTGGCCGACGTCGGCCTGCGCGGCGAGACCCGTCGCGACGAGACGGACCCGGTCCCCCACCCGGCGGTCGACCTGGCCGTCGGGGGCGATCCCGCCAACCAGGAGTTCGCCCGCTGGCTCTGTGGGCGCATCCCGATCGAAGACGGCCCCGAAGCGATCGCGCGGGTGATCGAGGCCGCCGACCGCGAGGGCGATTCGATCGAGGCGTTCGTCCGCGAGACGCCCGCCGCCGAACTCGCGAGTATCGCCGATCCGACCACCGTCGCCGAACCCACTGCCGACTGA
- a CDS encoding J domain-containing protein, translating to MPTLYEVLDVDRDADRTHIKSAFRDRVKAVHPDHSDHPDARDAFERVYTAKEVLTDPAERERYDTMGHADYIRQHEDPALWEVDETPAGSTAKGSTHRSRTTGSTQATRGQTQTSATTAGTGPASGQANGHSRSRHRRSRNRYARRESVVDEDVSWADGQGTWTARQSVPASPAAGRRTDLRRIVGSTQSLVIAGALALFYPAIALGAFTPAFPLVFNAMVLVCLIVIATYLLAIPEFGLAIFGGWGVLGGIGLLLVGPTLPLAIGYLLSTWVPAGLALLTMAVIRY from the coding sequence GTGCCGACGCTGTACGAGGTGCTCGACGTGGACCGGGACGCCGACCGGACGCACATCAAGTCCGCGTTCCGCGACCGCGTGAAGGCCGTCCACCCCGATCACAGCGACCATCCCGACGCTCGCGACGCTTTCGAGCGGGTCTACACCGCCAAAGAGGTGCTGACCGACCCCGCCGAGCGCGAACGCTACGACACGATGGGCCACGCCGACTACATCCGCCAGCACGAGGACCCAGCGCTCTGGGAGGTCGACGAGACGCCCGCGGGGTCGACGGCGAAGGGGTCGACCCACCGATCGCGAACGACGGGATCGACCCAGGCGACGCGCGGGCAGACACAGACCAGCGCCACGACCGCTGGAACCGGACCGGCCTCCGGACAAGCGAACGGACACTCGCGCTCGCGACACCGGCGCTCGCGCAACCGGTACGCACGCCGCGAGAGCGTCGTCGACGAAGACGTCTCCTGGGCCGACGGCCAGGGCACCTGGACGGCCCGCCAGTCGGTCCCGGCCTCGCCGGCCGCCGGGCGGCGGACGGACCTCCGTCGGATCGTCGGCAGCACACAGTCACTCGTCATCGCGGGCGCGCTCGCACTGTTCTATCCGGCCATCGCACTCGGGGCGTTCACACCGGCTTTTCCGCTGGTGTTCAACGCGATGGTGCTCGTCTGTCTGATCGTCATCGCGACCTATTTGCTCGCCATCCCGGAGTTCGGACTGGCGATCTTCGGTGGGTGGGGCGTCCTCGGCGGGATCGGCCTCCTGCTCGTCGGCCCGACGCTCCCGCTGGCGATCGGCTACCTGCTCTCGACGTGGGTGCCCGCAGGCCTCGCGCTGTTGACGATGGCCGTGATCCGGTACTAG
- the menD gene encoding 2-succinyl-5-enolpyruvyl-6-hydroxy-3-cyclohexene-1-carboxylic-acid synthase: MTAPNRTALWAATTVEECVAAGIERAVIAPGSRSTPLVCALADHDGIDTVVHPDERSAAFLALGQGRATGDPTAVVTTSGTAVANCHPAVMEADEGRVPLVVLTADRPPELLDSGANQTTEQAGVFAGAPRFDRTLPEPAPESRRLRSLRVTVARAIDAARGPPAGPVHLNVPFSKPLEPTPDGSVPDNLAERAPIGAAGRDGPMVRVERGVSVPRRATVDRVASALADADRPALIVGPRGPPVPDRDPLVRLADRAGAPIFADPLSGHRFGNSEAIGAYDGLYATLDAPAPDVVVRFGLSPTSKPLRERLAAADPRQFLVDPAREYREATFHAGHVVGADPTVLVDRVADRLEPSPDGDRRPADPWVESVRRAADDYWATIGAACHDAWTKGAVVRAIAASVPDGTTLFAGNSMPVRDLDRFGAPADRTLTVHGNRGVSGIDGLTSTALGIADAEGPVVTIVGDQSALHDIGGLIAADRIDGPATIVVLNDDGGGIFEELPIADFEAFEEYFRAPHGRTFGDAAAMYDLDYRSVDDRVAVERALTDTVAVGGVSIVECDLRGADSHDWRADVTEQVARAVDWEFPDER, translated from the coding sequence ATGACCGCGCCCAACCGGACCGCGCTGTGGGCCGCGACGACCGTCGAGGAGTGCGTCGCGGCGGGGATCGAACGGGCCGTGATCGCGCCCGGGAGTCGGTCGACGCCGCTCGTCTGCGCACTGGCCGATCACGACGGGATCGACACCGTGGTCCACCCCGACGAGCGCTCCGCGGCGTTTCTCGCGCTCGGGCAGGGCCGGGCGACCGGCGACCCGACCGCCGTCGTCACGACGTCGGGGACGGCCGTCGCGAACTGCCACCCGGCGGTGATGGAAGCCGACGAGGGCCGCGTCCCGCTGGTCGTCCTCACCGCCGATCGCCCGCCCGAACTGCTCGATAGCGGTGCGAACCAGACCACCGAGCAGGCGGGCGTGTTCGCCGGCGCGCCCCGCTTCGACCGGACGCTGCCCGAACCCGCGCCCGAATCGCGGCGCCTGCGTTCGCTGCGGGTGACCGTCGCTCGGGCAATCGACGCCGCGCGTGGCCCGCCCGCGGGTCCCGTCCACCTCAACGTCCCCTTCAGCAAGCCCCTGGAGCCGACCCCTGACGGGAGCGTCCCCGACAATCTGGCCGAGCGCGCACCGATCGGTGCGGCGGGCCGCGACGGCCCGATGGTTCGTGTCGAGCGGGGCGTGAGCGTGCCGCGTCGCGCGACCGTCGACCGCGTCGCGAGCGCGCTCGCAGACGCCGACCGGCCCGCGCTGATCGTCGGGCCGCGTGGCCCGCCGGTGCCCGATCGCGATCCGCTCGTCCGCCTCGCCGACCGTGCGGGCGCACCGATCTTCGCGGATCCACTCTCGGGGCACCGCTTCGGAAATTCCGAGGCCATCGGTGCCTACGACGGACTGTATGCCACACTCGACGCGCCCGCGCCGGACGTCGTCGTCCGGTTCGGACTGTCCCCGACCTCGAAGCCGCTCCGGGAGCGGTTGGCCGCCGCCGATCCGAGACAGTTCCTGGTCGATCCCGCTCGTGAGTACCGCGAGGCGACCTTCCACGCGGGCCACGTCGTCGGCGCGGACCCGACGGTGCTCGTCGATCGGGTGGCCGACCGTCTCGAACCGAGTCCCGACGGAGACCGTCGGCCCGCCGATCCCTGGGTCGAGAGCGTCCGACGGGCGGCCGACGACTACTGGGCGACGATCGGGGCCGCCTGCCACGACGCGTGGACGAAAGGCGCGGTCGTCCGCGCCATCGCCGCAAGCGTTCCCGACGGGACGACGCTGTTCGCGGGCAACAGCATGCCCGTCCGCGATCTCGACCGGTTCGGTGCGCCCGCCGACCGCACGCTCACGGTCCACGGCAATCGCGGCGTCAGCGGCATCGACGGCCTGACGAGCACCGCACTCGGGATCGCCGACGCCGAGGGACCCGTGGTCACGATCGTCGGTGATCAGTCCGCGCTCCACGACATCGGCGGCTTGATCGCCGCCGACCGGATCGACGGCCCGGCGACGATCGTCGTGCTCAACGACGACGGCGGGGGGATCTTCGAGGAACTGCCGATCGCGGACTTCGAGGCCTTCGAGGAGTATTTCCGGGCCCCACACGGCCGCACCTTCGGGGACGCTGCCGCGATGTACGATCTGGACTATCGGTCGGTCGACGACCGGGTGGCCGTCGAGCGCGCGCTCACCGATACCGTGGCGGTCGGCGGGGTGTCGATCGTCGAGTGTGACCTCCGTGGGGCCGACAGTCACGACTGGCGGGCCGACGTCACCGAGCAGGTCGCCCGCGCGGTCGATTGGGAGTTTCCGGACGAGCGCTAG